A genome region from Streptomyces sp. NBC_01296 includes the following:
- a CDS encoding ABC transporter substrate-binding protein, with amino-acid sequence MSIPRTTPRAMVRLGAVALTGVLLAACGSGSGSGGASSGDAAGGDVTLTVDLFGAFGYQESGLYAEYEQLHPGVKIKQTDTEDEQDYWKSLQTRLAGGGGLADVQAVEVGRIASVAQQQAGKFVDLNQYGAGALKGEFAPAKWSAAATKDGKVLGLGTDVGPEAMCYRRDLFQAAGLPTDRTELAARWATWDGYLELGRQYKEKAPAGSAWLDSVGSLNAVMVGQQKERYYDASGALVYENSPAVKAAWDASVKAAGDGLSAKLDQWSPPWNQAFASGSFATLPCPAWMLGYIKGQAADAGQGKWDVAKLPGGAGNWGGSYLAVPSAAKHKKEAYELIKWLTAPEQQTKVFRKQGNFPSATGSISQIADAKDPYFSDAPIGRIFGDAAEQAPVQVLGLHDKDIADQINNALSEVERKGTAPETAWSNAKKAVKNALG; translated from the coding sequence GTCGCGCTCACCGGAGTGCTCCTGGCCGCCTGCGGATCCGGGTCCGGGTCGGGCGGTGCGTCCTCCGGCGACGCCGCAGGCGGCGACGTCACGCTCACCGTCGACCTGTTCGGTGCGTTCGGCTACCAGGAGTCCGGGCTCTACGCCGAGTACGAGCAGCTCCACCCCGGCGTCAAGATCAAGCAGACCGACACCGAGGACGAGCAGGACTACTGGAAGTCGCTCCAGACCCGCCTCGCGGGCGGCGGCGGCCTGGCCGACGTCCAGGCCGTGGAGGTCGGCCGCATCGCCTCGGTCGCCCAGCAGCAGGCCGGCAAGTTCGTGGACCTGAACCAGTACGGGGCCGGGGCGCTCAAGGGGGAGTTCGCCCCCGCCAAGTGGTCCGCCGCGGCCACCAAGGACGGCAAGGTGCTGGGCCTGGGCACCGATGTCGGCCCCGAGGCGATGTGTTATCGCCGCGACCTGTTCCAGGCCGCCGGGCTGCCCACCGACCGCACCGAACTGGCGGCGCGGTGGGCCACCTGGGACGGATACCTCGAACTCGGCCGCCAGTACAAGGAGAAGGCGCCGGCCGGCAGCGCCTGGCTCGACAGCGTGGGCAGCCTGAACGCGGTCATGGTCGGGCAACAGAAGGAGCGCTACTACGACGCCTCGGGCGCTCTGGTCTACGAGAACAGCCCCGCCGTGAAGGCCGCCTGGGACGCCTCGGTCAAGGCCGCCGGCGACGGGCTCAGCGCCAAACTGGACCAGTGGTCGCCGCCGTGGAACCAGGCGTTCGCGTCCGGCTCCTTCGCCACCCTGCCCTGCCCCGCCTGGATGCTCGGCTACATCAAGGGCCAGGCCGCAGACGCGGGCCAGGGCAAGTGGGACGTCGCGAAGCTGCCCGGCGGCGCGGGCAACTGGGGCGGCTCCTACCTGGCGGTCCCGAGCGCCGCCAAGCACAAGAAGGAGGCGTACGAGCTGATCAAATGGCTCACCGCGCCCGAGCAGCAGACCAAGGTCTTCCGCAAGCAGGGCAACTTCCCCTCCGCCACCGGGTCCATCAGCCAGATAGCCGACGCCAAGGACCCGTACTTCTCCGACGCGCCGATCGGCCGGATCTTCGGGGACGCCGCCGAACAGGCCCCCGTCCAGGTGCTCGGCCTGCACGACAAGGACATCGCCGACCAGATCAACAACGCGCTCAGCGAGGTGGAACGCAAGGGCACGGCTCCCGAGACGGCCTGGTCCAACGCGAAGAAGGCCGTCAAGAATGCCCTCGGCTGA
- a CDS encoding carbohydrate ABC transporter permease yields the protein MPSAEPPAPPAPLTARRPPRPPARRRGRPAALSPYAFLAPFFTLFAAFGIFPLLYTAYVSLYRAELQTPGELEWRGLGNYTALFTDPFFWTALRNTFTIGVLSTVPQLLMALGLAHLLNYRLRARTFFRTALLLPYATSVAAASLIFAQLFGHDFGLVNRLLDLVGIHPVDWQNGTAASQIAVSSIVVWRWTGYNTLIYLAGMQTIPAELYESAEVDGASRLRQFLHVTLPGLRPTIVFTSIVSTIGATQLFGEPLLFEGSMSGGISHQYQTLGLYMYEQGWGFFHLGRAAAIAWVMFLLIVVLVGANASFSHRRSVRRRTRKEAGR from the coding sequence ATGCCCTCGGCTGAGCCGCCGGCACCGCCGGCGCCCCTGACCGCCCGTAGGCCGCCGCGGCCGCCGGCCCGGCGGCGCGGGCGGCCGGCCGCGTTGTCCCCGTACGCCTTCCTCGCCCCCTTCTTCACCCTGTTCGCCGCGTTCGGGATCTTCCCGCTGCTCTACACGGCGTACGTCTCCCTCTACCGCGCCGAACTCCAGACCCCCGGCGAGCTGGAGTGGCGCGGCCTCGGGAACTACACGGCGCTGTTCACCGACCCGTTCTTCTGGACGGCGCTGCGCAATACGTTCACCATCGGCGTCCTGTCCACGGTGCCCCAGCTGCTGATGGCGCTGGGCCTGGCCCACCTGCTCAACTACCGGCTGCGCGCCCGCACGTTCTTCCGTACCGCCCTGCTGCTGCCGTACGCGACCTCGGTCGCCGCTGCGTCGCTGATCTTCGCGCAGCTCTTCGGGCACGATTTCGGGCTCGTGAACCGCCTGTTGGACCTGGTGGGCATCCATCCGGTTGACTGGCAGAACGGTACGGCGGCCTCCCAGATCGCCGTCTCGTCCATCGTGGTCTGGCGCTGGACCGGGTACAACACGCTGATCTACCTGGCGGGCATGCAGACGATCCCGGCCGAGCTGTACGAGTCGGCCGAGGTCGACGGGGCCTCCCGCCTGCGGCAGTTCCTGCACGTGACGCTGCCGGGGCTGCGCCCGACGATCGTCTTCACCTCGATCGTCTCGACGATCGGCGCCACCCAGTTGTTCGGCGAGCCGCTGCTGTTCGAGGGGTCGATGTCCGGCGGCATCTCGCACCAGTACCAGACCCTCGGCCTGTACATGTACGAGCAGGGCTGGGGCTTCTTCCACCTGGGCCGGGCGGCGGCCATCGCCTGGGTGATGTTCCTGCTGATCGTGGTGCTGGTCGGGGCCAACGCCTCCTTCTCTCATCGGCGCAGTGTGCGCCGCCGTACCCGTAAGGAGGCCGGCCGATGA